A genomic window from Etheostoma spectabile isolate EspeVRDwgs_2016 chromosome 13, UIUC_Espe_1.0, whole genome shotgun sequence includes:
- the gpr119 gene encoding glucose-dependent insulinotropic receptor, which produces MSYMSGHVSTETTVIMTPNSMDTNELTTQSDVKPRVMGVTLSIASCLITSTNLLVAAALLKLLLRKRSQSWCFVLNLALADALVGVAITGLATENFNFNSDSNIITPNQHNQINNDAPTNTTPPAQGKTRCLMRMAFVTSPCTASIMSMFLISLDRYAAIKMPLRYSQLSGKGTAVGSLLALWISSLTMGFLPVMVRQLQAEGYGGFCAFFSVIHQVGMIVLFSACFFPLLSVFLYIYLDILKIACSHQKQICQVRQAGSRTADHHCHQHCEDHQQHQHLRSHYWSHVKALRTVGVLVGCFLVLWCPFFVACIVHLLCESCKLTAVLENYLWLLGLSNSLINPLVYAFWQREVRLQLAAMFSCFISRLLAARPPGVTESCDPQPPVLTQADASGGNTLNPLLLQPIIGNDKAYVVPLSATTSL; this is translated from the exons ATGTCATATATGAGTGGACATGTGAGCACCGAGACGACTGTTATCATGACTCCTAACAGCATGGACACCAACGAGCTGACAACCCAAAGTGATGTGAAGCCTCGGGTGATGGGTGTGACCCTGAGCATCGCCTCTTGCCTCATCACCTCCACCAACCTGCTGGTGGCAGCCGCTCTACTTAAGCTACTCCTCAGGAAGAGAAGCCAGAGCTGGTGCTTTGTTCTCAACTTGGCGCTAGCTGATGCCCTGGTGGGTGTGGCCATCACTGGCCTGGCCACAGAGAACTTTAATTTTAACAGTGACAGCAACATTATCACTCCAAACCAGCACAACCAGATCAATAACGATGCGCCCACAAACACCACGCCTCCTGCTCAGGGCAAGACCCGGTGTTTGATGCGGATGGCCTTCGTGACATCACCCTGCACAGCATCTATAATGTCCATGTTCCTGATCTCACTTGACCGCTACGCAGCCATCAAGATGCCCCTGCGGTACTCCCAGCTGTCTGGGAAGGGAACAGCAGTTGGGTCCCTGCTGGCTCTGTGGATCAGCTCCCTCACAATGGGATTTTTGCCAG TCATGGTGCGGCAGCTGCAGGCGGAAGGATACGGCGGCTTCTGTGCCTTTTTCTCTGTCATTCACCAGGTGGGCATGATCGTGTTATTTAGCGCGTGCTTCTTTCCGTTGCTCTCTGTATTCCTTTACATCTACCTGGACATACTGAAGATTGCCTGCAGCCATCAGAAGCAGATATGTCAAGTTAGGCAAGCTGGTTCCAGGACGGCTGACCATCATTGCCATCAACATTGTGAGGATCATCAGCAGCATCAGCATCTGAGGAGCCATTATTGGAGCCACGTCAAGGCCCTGAGGACAGTGGGGGTGCTTGTGGGCTGCTTCTTGGTCCTCTGGTGTCCCTTCTTTGTTGCATGCATAGTGCACCTTCTGTGTGAAAGCTGCAAACTCACTGCCGTGTTAGAGAATTATTTGTGGCTGTTGGGACTATCCAACTCCCTGATCAACCCCCTAGTGTACGCCTTTTGGCAAAGGGAGGTGCGGCTGCAATTAGCAGCCATGTTCTCCTGCTTTATAAGCAGGTTGTTGGCCGCTAGACCACCAGGTGTCACAGAAAGTTGTGACCCGCAGCCACCTGTGCTGACTCAAGCTGATGCATCTGGTGGAAATACTCTCAACCCTTTGCTGTTGCAACCTATTATCGGCAACGACAAGGCTTACGTTGTGCCACTATCTGCCACGACcagcttgtga